The segment CGTCGTCCATCTCGCCGACGAACATCCGCTGGATGTCCACCGATCCCTTGTAGAGGCAGGCGGCGACCCACATCTGTAGGTCCTTGTCGAAGGCGTTGTATTCGACCGGGCTCGCCGCGGTCGAGCGCACCTGGGCGTGTGCGCCGTTGACCGCACGCCGGAACGCGGCCTTCTGCGCCTCGGTGCCGCGGCCGGCCACCGCCAGGTAGGTGAAGGTGGTGCGGGCGCGCTTGACGGGGTGCCGGTCGACCCGCCCACCCTCGACCTTGCTCTCCTTGACTCCGTAGCCGACACCGGGCCGGGCGAGCTGCATGACCACGTTGGCCGGGCCTGCCAGCAGCGCAACGCCCATCAGACCGTCGTCGACGGTCGCACCCCAGCCGCGCCGACGGGCCGGCACGCGGCCGGTCTGGCCGATCGGACGTTCGACGATCGTCATGGACACCTCTGCGGAATGAAAGTGAGAACGAGTGTTTCCTGATATTGCACCGCCGGCCGGACGGGTGTCAAGATGGACGATATGACCCAGCTGCGGCCCTATCGCGGTGTCGCGGCGCCCCAGCGTCTGGCCGAGCGGCGCCGCCGCTTCCTGCAGGCTGGGCTGGATCTGCTCGGGGAGACCTATGACGAGCTCACGGTGCGGGCCATCTGCCGGCGCTCCGGCATCGCCACCCGGCACTTCTACGAGGCATTCATCGATAAGGACGAGTTCGTCGCCGCGGTGTTCGATTCCGTGATCGGCGAGATCGCCACCACCACCCAGGCGGCCGTGGCGGCCGTGCCGGGGCCGGAACAGAATCGGGCCGGCATCACGAATCTGGTGCGCACCATCGCCGACGACGCCCGGATCGGGAAGTTGCTCTTCGACCCTCAGCTGTCCAATGCGGTGCTGGTGCGCAAACGCGCCGAACTCGGTGGGTTCTTCGCCGTGCTGGCCGGCCAACACGCCCAGACCGTGCTGAACCAGCAGGACAGCGACCAGATCAAGGCCCTCGCGCATTTCATCGTCGGCGGAGTCAACCAGACCCTGCACGGCTGGCTGGCGGGCTCCATCGCACTGAGTCGCGAGGAGCTGATCGACTTCCTGACCGCGCTGCTCGATACCTTTCCCGACCCCGGCAGGGGCTAGACGACTGCGCGCGGCCGGCGGTCGGCCGCGGTCTTGGGCACCGTGGTGGTGTCGGCCTCGGTGAATTCCTTGATCCAGCAGGCGAACTCCAGGGTGATGCCATCCGGGTCCTGGAAGTAGAAGGAACGCACGTATACCCCTGGGTGCAGGGTCGGCGAGGCCTGCCATTCGCTTTCGTCGTGATTGAGCACCGGGCCGACACGGACGCCCTTGGCCTTGAGCTTCTCGCGATACTCGTCGAACTTCTCGGCAGGCACGTGGAAGGCCAAGTGGTTCATGGTGGTCACCGCACTGGTGATCTCCCCGAGACCGGGCAGTGCCACCGGGGCCGACACCCCGGGAATTCCGTCGGGGGCATCGGTGAACCAGAAGAAGGCCACGCAATCGCCGTTGCCGGCGTCGAAGAAGAAGTGCTGCCCCATTCCGCCCGGCAGGTCCAGAGATTTGATCAACGGCATGCCGAGCACACCGGAATAGAAGTCGACGGTGCGCTGCATGTCCGAGCACACCAATGCGACGTGATTGATCCCCCCGAGCTGGAACTCCGAGTTGGGGTTGTCGGGCTTGATCATGACGAGTACTCCCACCGCTGGCGCAGATCCGAATCTGAATCTAACATCAGATTCAGATTCGATCAACGAAGGGACCCTGTGACCGCTCGGGTTGAGCTGCCCACCGCGCGCGGGCGCCAGACGCAGGCCGCCATCGATGCGGCCGCTCGAACAGTGATCGCCCGCAAGGGAATTCTGGCTGCCACCATCGCCGATATCGCCGCCGAAGCCGGTCGCTCCACCGCGTCGTACTACAACTACTACGACTCCAAGGAAGCGATGGTGCGCGAGTGGGCCGTCCGCTTCCGCGATGAAGCGCGCGACCGGGTGATCGCGGCCAACGAGCCGGGACTGAGCAATGCCGAGCGTGCGCACGCCGCCGCGGCCGCGCACTGGCACACCTACCGACATCGGCTCGCCGAGATCATCGCGGTGTCCCAGCTGGCCATGGTCAGCGACGATTTCGCGCAGTACTGGGCAGAAATCTGCGCCCTGCCCATCGCGCTGATCACGAAAATGGTGGTCCAGGCGCAGGGCGAGGGCTACTGCGCCGGCGATGACCCGCATCTGATCGCCGTCGCCCTGGTGTCCATGCTGAACCAGTTCTGCTACACCCAACTTTCGGGCACCGGCGCGCAGACCGCCGATGACGACGCCTGCATTGCCACCCTGGCCGCGATCTTCCACCGGACGATCTATCACAAGGAGACCTCACTGCCATGACGACGAAGGGCCAGACGCCGGGGGTGACCCGGGAGTTCGTCGGAATGGATTCACCCACCGCGCGCCGCGCCGGGGCCGGCGGGCACCCCTGCCAAGGGCTCTACCATCGTGGGGTCGGCCGCAAGCCCAAGGTCGCGGTCATCGCGACGCATTATCAGATCGATTTCTCCGAGCACTACCTCGCCGACTACCTGGCCACCCGCGGAATCGGGTTCCTCGGCTGGAACACCCGCTTCCGCGGTTTCGAGAGCACCTTCCTGCTGGATCACGCCCTGGTCGACATCGGCGTCGGGATCCGCTGGCTACGCGAGGTGCAGGGCATCGAAACCGTGGTGCTGCTGGGCAATTCCGGTGGCGGCTCACTGATGGCCGCCTATCAGGCCCAGGCGGTGCACCACCATATCGCCCCGCTCGACGGGATGCGGCCGGCCGCGGGTCTCGCCGACCTGCCCCCGGCCGATGGTTACGTGGCCAGCGCCGCGCACCCCGGCCGGCCCGATGTGCTCACCGCGTGGATGGACGCCTCCGTCATCGACGAGAACGATGCGCTGGGAACCGATCCCACCCTGGACCTGTTCGACGCGAAGAACGGCCCGCCCTACTCGGCAGACTTCATCGCCCGCTACCGCGCCGCACAGGTGGCCCGCAACGATGCCATCACGGACTGGGCGGAGTCCGAGCTCAAACGTGTACGGGCCGCCGGGTATTCAGACCGGCCGTTCACGGTGTTGCGCACCTGGGCCGACCCCCGGATGGTCGACCCCACCCTGGAGCCGACGAGACGTCAGCCCAACATGTGCTACGCGGGCCCGCCGGTCAAGGCCAACCGATCCGCGTATGGCATCGCGGCTGCGTGCACACTGCGCAACTGGATCGGCATGTGGAGCCTGCGGCACGCCCAGACCAGGGCCGAACCCCATCTCGCGCTCATCGACTGCCCGGCCCTGGTGATCAACGCAGAGCAGGACACCGGCGTGTATCCCTCGGATGCCCAACGCATCCATGATGCTCTCGCCAGCACCGACAAGGCCCGGTTGTCGATCGACACCGACCACTACTTCACCACCCCGGGGGCCCGCAGCGAACAGGCCGATACCATCGCCAAGTGGATCGCGAAAAGGTGGCGCTGAAGGTACTGGCCCATTTCACCCCCGGTCGGCGGGTGATGGATTTCGTTGCTGCAGAATCGGATTGGCTGGATGTCCGGTGGTGCGCAGAGGATGACGACACCACCTTGCACCGGGAGCTGCCCGGCGCCGACGTGATCTGGCATGTGCTGCGTCCGCTCTCGGAAGCCGATCTCGGCCTCGCCGCCCAGTGCCGACTGGTGCACAAGCTGGGCGCCGGGGTGAACACCATCGATGTCGACGCGGCGACCCGCGCCGGGATCGCCGTCGCGAACATGCCCGGCGCCAACGCGCCGTCGGTCACCGAGGGCACCCTGCTGTTGATGCTCGCCGCCCTGCGCAGGTTGCCCGTGCTGGATCGCGCCACCCGCGCGGGCCGCGGCTGGCCGTCGGACCCGAGCCTCGGGGAGACGGTGCGCGATATCGGCGGCTGCACGGTGGGGCTGGTCGGCTACGGGAACATCGCCAAACAGGTGGAGGCGGTACTCAAGACGCTGGGCGCCCGGGTGTTGCACACCAGCACCCGCGACGACGGCCACCCGGGCTGGCAGCCGTTACCGGCACTGCTCGCCGAGAGCGACATCGTCTCGCTGCACTTGCCGTTGACCCCGGCGACCCGGCACCTGATCGACCGGGACGCGCTGGCGTCGATGAAACCCGGCGCGGTGCTCGTCAACACCGCGCGCGGGCCGATCGTCGACGAGGACGCTCTGGCCGACGCGTTGCGCGCAGGCCGGCTGGGCGCGGCCGGCCTGGACGTCTTCGCCGTCGAACCCGTGCCACCCGGCAATCCCCTGCTGGAACTGGACAACGTGGTGCTGACCCCGCACGTCACCTGGTACACGGTCGACACCATGCGCCGCTATCTGGAGGTCGCGGTCGACAACTGTCGGCGGCTGCGGGACGGCCTTCCGCTCGCCAACGTGGTGAACCAAGTGAACTAGGGCCCGGGGGTGACTGCCATCACCCCCGGGGTACGCTCGGTTACCAACCGACCGGTTAATAGGGAAGTTGCCCCATGGAGGTTAAGCGTGCCCATCGCGATCAACTCTGAACACAATGACCTGGCCGACTCGGTCCGGTCGCTGGTAGCCAAAGTCGCCCCGTCAGACGTCCTGCACGAGGCCCTGGAGACGCCGATCTCCAACCCGCCCCCGTACTGGAAGGCCGCTGCCGAGCAGGGCCTGCACGGTGTGCACCTGTCCGAGGCCGTCGGCGGCCAGGGCTTCGGGATTCTGGAACTGGCCATCACGCTCGCCGAGTTCGGCTACGGCGCGGTACCCGGACCGTTCGTGCCGTCCGCGATCGCCAGCGCACTGATCTCGGCTCACGACACCGAGTCCGCGCTGCTCAAGGATCTGGCGACCGGAGCGAGCATTGCCGCCTACGCCATCGACTCCGGGCTGACCGCCACCCGCCAGGGCGACACGCTCGTCATCCGCGGTGAGGCACGGGCTGTGCCGGCCGCCGCGCAGGCCTCGTGGCTGGTCCTGCCGGTGTCGATCGACAGCAGTGAGGAATGGGTGGTCCTCGACGCCGACACCGTCGAGATCGAGGAGGTCAAGAGTCTCGATCCGCTTCGGCCCCTGGCCCATGTCCGGGTCAGCGCCGTCGAGGTCGGTGCCGACCGGGTGCTGTCGAACCTCACCCGCGACCACGCCCTCGCGCTCATCACCACGCTGCTGTCGGCCGAGTGCATCGGCGTCGCCCGGTGGTCCACCGACACCGCGACCGAATACGCCAAGATCCGCGAGCAGTTCGGCCGGCCCATCGGCCAGTTCCAGGCCATCAAACACAAGTGCGCCGGCATGATCGCCGAGACCGAGCGGGCCACCGCCGCGGTCTGGGACGCCGCCCGCGCGATCGACGAATTCCACGGCGGCAGTGACGATTCCAAGTACCAGTTCGCCGCCGCGGTCGCGGGCACGCTGGCACCGGAAGCGGCCCAGCACACCGCCCAGGAGTGCATCCAGGTGCACGGCGGCATCGGCTTCACCTGGGAGCATGACACCAACATCTACTACCGCCGGGCCCTGGTGTTGGTCGCCAGCTTCGGCCGGGCCGCCGACTATCCCCAGCGGGTCGTCGACACCGCGACCGGCGCGGGGTTGCGCAAGCTGGACATCGACCTGGACCCCGACACCGAGAAGATCCGCGAAGAAATCCGCGCCGAGGTGGCGGGCCTGAAAGCCATTGCACGCGAAGAGCGCAACGCGGCGATCGCCGAAGGTGGCTGGGTGCAGCCGCATCTGCCCAAGCCGTGGGGTCGCAATGCGGCACCGATCGAGCAGATCATCATCGCCCAGGAGTTCTCGACCGGACGGGTCGCCCGCCCGCAGATGGGCATCGCCGCGTGGATCATTCCGTCCATCGTCGCCTACGGCACCGATGAGCAGCAGCAGCAGTTCCTGCCGCCGACCTTCCGCGGCGAGATGATCTGGTGCCAGCTGTTTTCCGAGCCGGGCGCGGGATCGGATCTGGCCAGCCTGACCACCAAGGCCACCAAGGTCGACGGTGGCTGGCGCATCACCGGCCAGAAGATCTGGACCACCGGCGCGCAGTTCTCCCAGTGGGGTGCGCTGCTGGCTCGGACCGACCCGACCGCACCGAAACACAATGGCATCACCTACTTCCTGCTGGACATGAAGTCCGAGGGTGTCGAGGTGAAGCCGCTGCGCGAACTCACCGGTGACGCCATGTTCAACACGGTGTTCATCGACGACGTGTTCGTGCCGGACTCCATGGTGCTCGGCGAGGTGGACCGCGGCTGGGAGGTCAGCCGTAACACCCTGACCAACGAGCGGGTGTCGATCGGCAGCGCCGAACCGCCGTTCCTGGCCAGCCTGGAGCAGTTCGTGGAGTTCGTCCGCGACGGCCAGTTCGACCAGATCGAACAGAACCATGCGGGCAAGCTGATCGCCGAAGGTTATGCGGCCAAGGTGCTCAACCTGCGCTCGACGCTGCTCACCCTTGCCGGTGGGGATCCGATGCCGGCCGCGGCCATCTCCAAGCTGTTGTCCATGAAGACCGGTCAGGGTTATGCCGAGTTCGGGGTGTCCTCGTTCGGCACCGACGGCGCCATCGGCGACAAGGAGCAGGACCCGGGCAAGTGGTCGGAGCGGTTGCTGTTCAGCCGCGCCACCACCATCTACGGCGGCACCACCGAGGTGCAGCTCAACATCATTGCCGAGCGTCTGCTCGGCCTGCCCCGCGACCCGTAACCCTCGCGCGACCAGACGCAAATGGCCCCCACATCGCTTGATGTGGGGGCCATTTGCGTCTGCTCGCGGGAAGTCCGTCAGGGCAGGATCGCGTCGACGTAACCCCCGTCGACGCGCAGCGCCCCACCGGTGGTCGCCGAGGCCAGCGGCGACGCGAGGTAGGTCACCATGTTGGCGATCTCCGCCGGCTCGATGAGCCTCTGCAGCAACGACTGTGGGCGGTGCGCGCGCATGAACTCGCGCTGCGCCTCCTCCCAGGGCAGGGCCTTGTCCACCAACTGATAGACGAATTCTTCGACGCCCGCGGTATGAGTCGGTCCGGCGATCACCGAGTTCACCGTGACGCCGGTCCCCGCGGCATCCTTGGCGAATCCGCGGGTGACGGCGAGCAGCGCGGTCTTGGACACCCCGTAGTGGATCATCTCGGCCGGGGTGACGATCGCCGAATCGCTGGCGATCTGGATGGCTCGGCCCCAACCGTTGTCGATCATCGACGGCAGATAGGCCCGGATCAGCCGGACCGCAGAGAGCACGTTGACCTCGAAGTAGCGCTGCCACTGTGCGTCGGTGACCTCGCGCGCCGGTACCGCCTCGAAGATGCCCAGGTTGTTCACCAACACATCGACGCCGGGGAACTCGGCGACCAAGGCCGTGGCGCCGTCGGCGTCGGCGACATCACCGGCGAAACCGACGGCATCGCCGCCGCCGGGACCGCCCCTGATACCGGCCACCGCCTCGTCGACCCGGGCCTGGGTGCGGCCGTTGACGATGACGCGCGCACCGGCCGAGGCCAGTCCTTGCGCGATGGCCAGGCCGATGCCCTGGGTGGAGCCGGTGACGAGTGCGGTCCTGCCGGAAAGGTCGATGTTCACGCCGTAGAACTACCCCGGCGCCGGCACCGCTATTCCCCGGCTACTGCTCGACGGAATCACTGCCGATCTCGCGCAGCTCACGCTTGAGGATCTTGCCGGTCGGGTTGCGCGGCAACTCGTCGAGGAAGATGACCTCCCGCGGCACCTTGTAACGGGCCAGGTTGTCCTTCACGTAGGCCTTGATGACGTCCTCGTCGATGCTCGCGCCCTCGGCCTTGACGACGAAGGCACGCAGCCGGTGACCCCACTCCTTGTCCTCGACCCCCAGCGCGGTGGCCTCGACCACCTCGGGGTGCCCGCTGATGAGGTCCTCGACCTCGGCGGGGAAGACGTTCTCGCCGCCGCACACGATCATCTCGTCATCACGGCCCGACACATAGAGCAGCCCGTGCTCGTCGAAATAGCCCACGTCGCCGGAGGACAACATGCCGTCGATGATCTGTTTTCCGCCGCCGCCGGTGTACCCCTGGAACGGAAAGGTGTTGCGCACGAAGATGCGCCCCACCTCGCCCTGTGGCTGCTCGTTGCCGTTGTCGTCGAGGATCTTCACTGTGATGCCCTTGACCGGGGGGCCGACGGTCGCCGGGTTGATGGACAGATCCTTGGGCCGGGCAATGGTGGCGAACGCGATCTCGGTCGAGCCGTACAGGTTGTAGATGATCGGCCCGAGGTCGCGCAGCGCCCGGCTGGCGAGTTCGGCGCCGAGCTGGGATCCGGAGACGAAGACGATCCGCAGGCTCGACAGGTCGGGCTTGGGCGAGGTCTTCTCCAGTTCGTCGAGCATGCGCGACAACATCACCGGGACCACCACGATGGCGGTCACCTTGTGCTTCTCGATATCGGCCAGCACGGTGGCCGGCTTGAACCGTCGGCGCAGCACGAGCGTGGTCCCCAGCATCATCGCGATGGTCGCGTGCAGGAAGCCCAGCGCGTGGAACATCGGCGCCGGCAGTGAGGTGACCTCCCCGGACCTGAACGGGACGTGGGACAACACCCCGCCGATGGGTGCGAGCGAGGGAGGCGTGCTGCGGTTGGCGCCCTTGGGGGTGCCGGTGGTCCCGCTGGTCAAAATGATGACCGACGAATGCTTGGTCACCTTCGGCGCGGGCTGCTTGCTGCTACGCGCAATGAGGTCGGCCAGGGTGTCGTCGGTGGAACCCGACGGTTCCTCGGAATCGGGGTTGGTGGCCAGCGCCCGGAATTTGCCCAGCGCCGGCTCGGCCTGCGCGACCGCCGCGGTGTACTCGTCGTCGTAGATGATGACCCGCGCGCCCTCGCGTTCGGAGACCTCCTTGATCTGCGGCCCGGAGAACTCACTGTTGAGCAGGATGATGCGGGCACCCACCCGGGCGGCGCCGTACACCCCGACCAGGAACCAGCGGTGGTTGCGGATCAGCAGCGCGACACCGTCGCCGCCTTTGACCCCCTTGGCGCGCAGACCGTTGGCCACCGCGTGCGCGGCCCGGTCCAGCTCACCGAAGGTCATCTCCCCGTCGTCGTCGATGACAGCGACGTGGTCGGGATGGCGCCGGGCGTTCAGCGCCGGGATCATCCCGAACTCCCCCCAACGTCGGATATCGGCGAGCATGGCGGCCATCGCCTGCGGCGATTCGAGCCGCAGGGCTCCCGCCTCGAACATCTTGCGGGCGTAATGCAACTCCGCGGCGCCGCGGCCGAGGTATTGCTGGGCTTTGGCCACTGCCTGAGCGGGCAGGTCTGTGAGACTCGACATGACCGCCACAATATGTGACGCGTGTCGAGTCGCGGCAGATAACTACCATGGCCGTATGGGCGCTTCGGCCGGCAGTCGCAGGACGCTGGAGGTCGGCGGTCACGAGGTGTCCGTCAGCAACCCCGACAAGGTGGTCTTCCCCGCGGCCGACGGCCGGCCGCCGATCACCAAGATCGCCCTCGTCGACTACTACCGCAGCGTTGCCGAGGGTGCGCTGCGCGGCGTGCACAACCGGCCGATGATTCTCAAACGCTTCGTCAAGGGCATCGGGGAAGAGGCGATCTTCCAGAAACGGGCACCGGAGAAGCGCCCGGACTTCGTCGGCGTCGCCGAGTTGAGATACGCGTCCGGGACATCGGCCAAGGAAGCGGTCATCACCGACGCCGCCGGCCTGGTCTGGGCGGTCGGCCTCGGCTGTATCGACTTCAACCCGCACCCGGTGCAGGCAGAAGACCTGGAGCATCCCGATGAGCTGCGCGTCGACCTCGACCCGATGCCCGGGGTCGACTGGGGCGAGATTCTGGCGGTCGCGGAGGTCACCCGCGGGGTGCTGGAAGACCACGGCCTGACCCCCTGGCCCAAGACCTCCGGCTCCCGCGGGTTCCACATCTATGCGCGCATCCGCCCGGACTGGCCGTACAAGCAGGTGCGGCTGGCCGCCGAGTCGGTGGCCAGAGAGGTGGAGCGGCGGGCGCCGGAGCTGGCCACGTCCCGGTGGTGGAAGGAAGAACGCGGCGCGCGGGTGTTCGTCGACTTCAACCAGAACGCCAAGGACCGCACGGTGGCCTCGGCCTATTCGGTGCGCGCCAGGCCTGATGCGCGGGTATCCACCCCATTGCACTGGGGCGAGGTGCCCGGTTGCCGGCCCGAGCTGTTCACCGTCGGCACGGTGGGGGCCCGGTTCGCCGAGATCGGCGATCCGTGGGCGGAGATGGATGCCCACCCGGGCGATCTGACCGAACTGCTGGCCCTCGCCGATCGGTTGGGGCCTGCGGAGAAGCCGCCGCCGAAGAAGAGCGTCGACGGACGGCGGACCTCGCAGATGCCACTCATCGAAGTTGCCAGGACCAAAACCCGCGACGAGGCGATGGCGGCACTGGAGGTGTGGCGCGACCGCCACCGCGAGGCGTCCGAGCGGCTCGAACCGGTGGACATCCTGATCGATGGAATGCGCGGTCCGAGTTCGATTTGGTACCGCGTCCGGATAAATCTGCAGCACGTGCCCGAAGGGCTCCGGCCGCCCCAGGAGGCGTTGATCGCGGACTACTCGCCGTGGCACAACTATTCGGGAAATCAGTCCGCACACTGATACCGAAAATTGGGCTACCCAGCCCTAATGTGTGCCCACCATTTCGGTTGATGAAACCGATCACCGAAAACAACTGCCCAACAACGGGTTTCAATTTCTTCAACGAACCCTTATCCGGCTCTCAGACTATCTTCTTAGCAAAGTATTAACCACTACTCCCAAGTACCTTAAGTTCCGCCGATAACTTCGAAGACATCAGCACGACAGGTCACGAACCAGAAGGGAGGCAGAACATGACGATCGCATTTCGCTACGGCAACCCGGCGGTCGAGTGCGACGGCGCCGAACTGCGAGCACAATGCCGCCACCTCGCGATGGTGGTGACCGTCTCAGGTGCCATCGATGACGACAACTTCGATCGACTCACCCAGAAGGTCCGCCGACTGGTCCTCGCGGAAAAGCCGTTCGCACTCGATCTGAGTGACGTGACGTACCTGTCCGCGCGTGGTGTGTCTCTCCTCTACGCCCTCGATGATGAGTGCGATATCGCCGGAGTCGAGTGGGCGCTCATCGCGAGCCCCGAGGTTCTCGATGTCCTGCGACTGCTCGACGACGCATTCCCCATCACGGTCTCCGTCCCGGAGGCGCTGCACCACTTCGCCGAGGGCACCCTGGCCCGGCGTCGGCTGCTCCCACTCCTGCACAAGACCGCATAACCGAAAGGCGGAACACACATGCTGCTCGATGTTCGCTGGCTGACCGCTCTGATGGGACGTCACCGCAAGACTGCCCGCTAAGAGGCCCACTCTCATCCGATGAGCCCTCCCGCCGACCGGCGGGAGGGCTCATCGCTGTCACTGCGGACGCCACCGCCGGTCTTTGCGTCGAGCCAACTCCTGGGGGTCGACCAGCTCCAACATCGGCCGACCGGGAACGCAGATCATCGTCACGGTGAACTTGCTCGGGATATCGGCGCGGTTGTTGCCGTCGCTGTAGTGGATGACATCACCGCCCGGCTCCCAGAACGCCTCCCCGGCTCGGACCACGCGCGGTGACTGACCCTCCAATTCGAAGAGCATCTCGCCCTCGATGACGTACCCGAACGCCGGCCCCGGATGACGGTGCGGAGGGGCTCCCGGATCACCGGGCGGGTACTCGATGACGATGGTCATCACGTGCGCGTCCGGCGGGATCACCGGTTGTGTTTCCTGCAGGACGGTCACCGCCGTCTTCCAAGCCTCAGACATCTGGGGTCTCTCCTCTGCTAGGCGGCAGCGCCGCCACCATCGGCGTGCAGGGTCAGGCCGGTGACGAAACTGGAGGCGGCGGAGGCGAGGAACAACACCGCCTGCGCGATCTCGGCGGGCTCCGCGGTACGCCCGAGCGGGAGTGCCCGGCCGAGTTCGTCATTGGTGGCGCCCCATTCGGCGACCACCCCTTCGGTGTTGGTCGGCCCGGGTGCCACGGTGTTGACTCGCACACCGTGCGGCCCGAATTCCACCGCCCACGTGCGGGTCAGTGACTCCACCGCGGCCTTGGACGCGCTGTACACCGACGCGCCCGGCACGCCCTTGGACGCCACCATGGAGGTGACGTTGATGATGCTGCCGTGCCCACGCTGCAGCATCCCCGGAACCAGGCCGGCCACCAGAAAATACGGGCCCCGGACGTTGGTGTCGAAGGTGGATGCGAAGGTGGCGACATCCTGTTCCACGGTCAGGGCCCCCGGGAAGGTGGCGGCATTGTTGACCAGGATGTCCACCCGGGGCGCCTGTTCGATCAGTGCCGCGACCGATTCGAGGTCGGACATATCGGCGTGGAGGAAGCGGACATCGGCACCGAGGGCGGCGGCCGCGGACTCCCCTCGCTCGCGGTTGCGCCCCGTGACCAGCACCGTGGCCCCCGCATCGGCCAGCAGGCGTGCGCAGGCCCTCCCGATGCCCGCGGTGCCACCGGTCACCAGGGCGGTCTGCCCAGTCAATTCCTTTGTCATGTCGTGCCTCTCCTTGTTTTCAAGCCGAAACATCCTCAAGCGGAAACCTGTTCGAGCTGGACGCCGCCCACACCGCGTTCCCGGGCGACGCCGGCCAAGGTGTCGCGCAGCTGCGCGCGGGCGCGGAACACCCGCGACATCACGGTGCCGACGGGGGTGCCCATCACGCGCGCGGTCTCGGCGTAGGTCAGTCCCTGCACGTCGGCGTAGTAGAGGGCGGTCCGGAAGCCCTCCGGAAGCTGATTCAGCGCGGCCTTGATGTCGGCATCCGGGAGGACCTCCATCGCCGTCGCTTCCGCCGACGGGGCGCTGCGCATCATGGCGGCGGGCAGGTCCAGATCGGCGACCGACCCGACCGCGTGCTCCGCCGGGCGCCGTTGCCTCATCCGATGGTTGCTGATCCAGCGGTTGTGCATGATGCGGAACAACCACGCGTTGAGGTTGGTGCCGGGCTCGAACCGGCGGAAACCCATGAATGCGTGCATCAGGGC is part of the Mycobacterium adipatum genome and harbors:
- a CDS encoding TetR/AcrR family transcriptional regulator, with the protein product MTQLRPYRGVAAPQRLAERRRRFLQAGLDLLGETYDELTVRAICRRSGIATRHFYEAFIDKDEFVAAVFDSVIGEIATTTQAAVAAVPGPEQNRAGITNLVRTIADDARIGKLLFDPQLSNAVLVRKRAELGGFFAVLAGQHAQTVLNQQDSDQIKALAHFIVGGVNQTLHGWLAGSIALSREELIDFLTALLDTFPDPGRG
- a CDS encoding TetR/AcrR family transcriptional regulator; amino-acid sequence: MTARVELPTARGRQTQAAIDAAARTVIARKGILAATIADIAAEAGRSTASYYNYYDSKEAMVREWAVRFRDEARDRVIAANEPGLSNAERAHAAAAAHWHTYRHRLAEIIAVSQLAMVSDDFAQYWAEICALPIALITKMVVQAQGEGYCAGDDPHLIAVALVSMLNQFCYTQLSGTGAQTADDDACIATLAAIFHRTIYHKETSLP
- a CDS encoding alpha/beta hydrolase; amino-acid sequence: MTTKGQTPGVTREFVGMDSPTARRAGAGGHPCQGLYHRGVGRKPKVAVIATHYQIDFSEHYLADYLATRGIGFLGWNTRFRGFESTFLLDHALVDIGVGIRWLREVQGIETVVLLGNSGGGSLMAAYQAQAVHHHIAPLDGMRPAAGLADLPPADGYVASAAHPGRPDVLTAWMDASVIDENDALGTDPTLDLFDAKNGPPYSADFIARYRAAQVARNDAITDWAESELKRVRAAGYSDRPFTVLRTWADPRMVDPTLEPTRRQPNMCYAGPPVKANRSAYGIAAACTLRNWIGMWSLRHAQTRAEPHLALIDCPALVINAEQDTGVYPSDAQRIHDALASTDKARLSIDTDHYFTTPGARSEQADTIAKWIAKRWR
- a CDS encoding acyl-CoA dehydrogenase: MPIAINSEHNDLADSVRSLVAKVAPSDVLHEALETPISNPPPYWKAAAEQGLHGVHLSEAVGGQGFGILELAITLAEFGYGAVPGPFVPSAIASALISAHDTESALLKDLATGASIAAYAIDSGLTATRQGDTLVIRGEARAVPAAAQASWLVLPVSIDSSEEWVVLDADTVEIEEVKSLDPLRPLAHVRVSAVEVGADRVLSNLTRDHALALITTLLSAECIGVARWSTDTATEYAKIREQFGRPIGQFQAIKHKCAGMIAETERATAAVWDAARAIDEFHGGSDDSKYQFAAAVAGTLAPEAAQHTAQECIQVHGGIGFTWEHDTNIYYRRALVLVASFGRAADYPQRVVDTATGAGLRKLDIDLDPDTEKIREEIRAEVAGLKAIAREERNAAIAEGGWVQPHLPKPWGRNAAPIEQIIIAQEFSTGRVARPQMGIAAWIIPSIVAYGTDEQQQQFLPPTFRGEMIWCQLFSEPGAGSDLASLTTKATKVDGGWRITGQKIWTTGAQFSQWGALLARTDPTAPKHNGITYFLLDMKSEGVEVKPLRELTGDAMFNTVFIDDVFVPDSMVLGEVDRGWEVSRNTLTNERVSIGSAEPPFLASLEQFVEFVRDGQFDQIEQNHAGKLIAEGYAAKVLNLRSTLLTLAGGDPMPAAAISKLLSMKTGQGYAEFGVSSFGTDGAIGDKEQDPGKWSERLLFSRATTIYGGTTEVQLNIIAERLLGLPRDP
- a CDS encoding SDR family NAD(P)-dependent oxidoreductase, whose protein sequence is MNIDLSGRTALVTGSTQGIGLAIAQGLASAGARVIVNGRTQARVDEAVAGIRGGPGGGDAVGFAGDVADADGATALVAEFPGVDVLVNNLGIFEAVPAREVTDAQWQRYFEVNVLSAVRLIRAYLPSMIDNGWGRAIQIASDSAIVTPAEMIHYGVSKTALLAVTRGFAKDAAGTGVTVNSVIAGPTHTAGVEEFVYQLVDKALPWEEAQREFMRAHRPQSLLQRLIEPAEIANMVTYLASPLASATTGGALRVDGGYVDAILP
- a CDS encoding oxygenase MpaB family protein encodes the protein MTIVERPIGQTGRVPARRRGWGATVDDGLMGVALLAGPANVVMQLARPGVGYGVKESKVEGGRVDRHPVKRARTTFTYLAVAGRGTEAQKAAFRRAVNGAHAQVRSTAASPVEYNAFDKDLQMWVAACLYKGSVDIQRMFVGEMDDETADKHYLDGMTLGTTLQVPAEMWPADRAAFDKYWQEQLDKVHIDDTIREYLYPIAVGRLRGLRLPGPLQRLHEDITGLITTGFLPERFRAEMRLPWDSQRQRRFDRLIGALRMANDVAPRAVRQFPFNVLLKDLDWRIRTGRPLV
- a CDS encoding VOC family protein translates to MIKPDNPNSEFQLGGINHVALVCSDMQRTVDFYSGVLGMPLIKSLDLPGGMGQHFFFDAGNGDCVAFFWFTDAPDGIPGVSAPVALPGLGEITSAVTTMNHLAFHVPAEKFDEYREKLKAKGVRVGPVLNHDESEWQASPTLHPGVYVRSFYFQDPDGITLEFACWIKEFTEADTTTVPKTAADRRPRAVV
- a CDS encoding 2-hydroxyacid dehydrogenase encodes the protein MDFVAAESDWLDVRWCAEDDDTTLHRELPGADVIWHVLRPLSEADLGLAAQCRLVHKLGAGVNTIDVDAATRAGIAVANMPGANAPSVTEGTLLLMLAALRRLPVLDRATRAGRGWPSDPSLGETVRDIGGCTVGLVGYGNIAKQVEAVLKTLGARVLHTSTRDDGHPGWQPLPALLAESDIVSLHLPLTPATRHLIDRDALASMKPGAVLVNTARGPIVDEDALADALRAGRLGAAGLDVFAVEPVPPGNPLLELDNVVLTPHVTWYTVDTMRRYLEVAVDNCRRLRDGLPLANVVNQVN